Within the Bradyrhizobium cosmicum genome, the region GCGTAACCGATCTGCCTCGGCGTCAAGCCGAGCAGACGCGCCGCTTTCGCCTGGACCCAGCCAGACTTTTCCATCGCCGCAAGGACACGATCGCGGTCGGCCAGTTTGGCGACACCGGACGTCTCAGGCGCCGAGCGCGCGACAGGCTCGACGGTTGCCGGCGATGGCGCAATCGCGCTGGACCCTGTTGGTGGCGCGGACCGTATCGTCGATAGCGGCACGATCGGCAGGGAGCGCTGCGCCGGCAGGTCCGATCCGCCATTCCACAAGATCGCCGACAGGCACTGGCCGTGGGAGCAGGCAAAATCGCTCCTGACGATTTCGCGTCCCGGCGCCAGCGTCGCTGTCCGCTGCACGCAATTCTCCAGCTCGCGCACATTGCCCGGGAAGCCGCAATTCATCAGGACTTCAACGGCATGCGAACCGAAAGTCAGCTCCCGGCCGTTTTCGACGTTGAAGTTCTTCAGGAACTCGCCCGCCAACAGCGGGATATCGCTGCGCCGCTCTCGCAGCGGAGGCAATATCATCGGCACCACGCTGATGCGATAGTAGAGATCGGCGCGAAATTCGTTACGCGCGACCGCTTCTTCCAGATTGCGGTTGGTGGCGGCAATGACGCGGACGTCAACCTTGATGGTCTGGTTCCCGCCGACACGCTCGAACTCCTGCTCCTGCAGCACACGGAGGAGCTTGGCCTGGAACGAGGCGGAAATCTCGCCGATCTCGTCCAGGAACAACGTGCCCCTGTCGGCGAGCTCAAACCGCCCCTTGCGGGCATTGAGCGCACCGGTAAACGCGCCCTTCTCGTGGCCGAACAATTCCGACTCCAGCACCGATTCCGGCAGCGCCGCACAATTGATCTTGATGAACGGCCGCTTGGCCCGCGGCGACAATTCGTGAATGGCTTTGGCGATCAGCTCCTTGCCGGTTCCGGACTCGCCGCGCAACAGCACCGTCGAATTCGATTTCGCGACGATGGCAATCTTCTCCAGCAGTCCGCGCAATGCCGGGCTGTCGCCGATGATACCTTCCACGTGGACTTTCTTACGGTCCCGCTGCGGCTTGAGCTCGGATAGCTCCTTTTGCAGCCGATAGCTTTCATGCATCAGCCGCTCACGGTCCTGCGCCACGACGCGGTGCAGCTTCACAGTCTGCCCGACCAAATTGGCGATCATGGTCAACAACCGGACGTCCGAGTCGAGCCGAAACACCGACCGCTCGTCCCAGATCCGGTCGATCGTCAACGTACCGACGACCCTGGCGTCAATACGAATCGGAACACCAATGAACGAGACGCGCGTTGCTTCGGAGGCTCCGAGCACCTCCATGTCGGCTGGGCTAAAGGCAGGATGGGCCGCGATGTTTTCCGCAACCAGCGGCATGGCGGTCGCCACGATCTGGTCCACCGCCCTCTGCGGTAGACGGCTCCGGTAGCGCTCGTCGGTCCCTTCGCTCCAGCCCGCGCCGACGGCAAGGTCCGGAACTCCGTCGTCCGCGAGCAGCGCCACGACGCCGTGACGCATCTGAAGGAACGACTGCAGGAGATTCACGACGCTGGCGAGCGTCGTCTCCAATCGCGTCGGCGCAGTCAATATCTTGGAGATCTCGAAGATGCCGGTGAGCGCGATCTCATTGATCGGCACGAGCGGCGCCGCGCGCTCAACGTTCTCACGCGCGACTGCAGAAGTGGATTGCAGCATGACGGACTCCCCGTTGCTCTTTCCATCCTCCCCGATGCTTTCTTCAGATTTTGTCGTATTGTGGTTCATGTGCAATCGGAAGTCGCGCCCAACTTGTCAGCATCGCTGCAAAAAACTTCTGTCGTGCCTGCCCGCTTTCTCATCTGTCCCGCGGAATTGACCCTCAAAAACCGCCGAACGCCCGAACGCCGCTACTCCGCCTTGATCTGGCGCAAACCGCGCGATTTTTTCTTGCCTCCGTTTCCTCAGACATGCTGGCCGCCATTGATCGGTACTTCGGCACCTGTGACGTAGCTCGCCGCCTCCGAGCATAGGAAGAAAATCACCTTCGCAACTTCGTCGGGCGTGCCAACGCGGTGCATCGGTATGATCGGTGCGAGCAGTGCCTCGGTCTCCGGGGACAGGATATCGGTCTTGATCTCGCCCGGCGCGATCGCATTGACGCGAATTCCATGGGGCGCGTAGTCGTGCGCCATTTCACGTGTCAGGCAGGCAAGCGCAGCCTTTGACGTTGCATAGGCCGTACCGGCGAACGGGTGCACGCGGGAGCCGACAATCGAGGTGACGTTGACGATCGCGCCGGAGCCCAGCTTGAGCTCGTCGAGCAAACCCTGGGCGAGCAGGATCGGTGCCAGCAGATTGACGTGAAATACGTCCATCCACGTCTCGACCGGTGTCGTCAGCGAGGTCAGCCGGCGGCCGTCAGCCGCCTTTGGTGAAATCCCCGCGTTGTTGATCAGTGCATGCAGTGGCGCGCCATTCAATCGTTCCTTGATCAAGGCGATCGCCCGCGGCAACGCGCGGTGATCGCTCAGCTCGACCTGAACATGATTGTCAGCCCCCGAATCCCAAGGGCATCGGCCGCCATCGAACGGTTGGCGAGAACACGTAATGATGCGCCAGCCTGCGTCCGAGAACAGCTTTCCCGTGGCATGACCAATGCCGCGCGAGGCTCCGGTCAACACGATGGTCTTTCTTTCTCGGTGCTGCGCGCGCGACTTGTCGCCGTGGAATGGGCAGAGCGCAGCATCCGGCAGAACGGAAACATCGTCGCGATTCAATGTATCGAGGGACAAGCAGGCTCCTGAACACGTTTCCCGAAAGGCGCATCAGTCACATCGTTGGCGACCGCTGCTGCAGGAATTGGGCCATGCCTTGCGAACGAATTGCGGCGGTTTTCTCCGCTTGTTGTCGGCTTCGCGACACGTTGGCAGGTTTACAACAGGAAGACGTTGGCTTTCGGACCAAATGCTCTGGTGGTTGCCCATCACGCGTTCCTGAATGTTGCCGGGCGCTTGACGGCTGTTTTTCAACGATTCCAAATGGCCCGCCTCTTGCTCCCATTTGTTCCAGGCTCATGCAGTGATCTTGCCTTGCGGAGACTGTGTCGCCCGCGTCCCGGCTTGACGCTCCTGTCTGCAAACGTGGTTTCAAATGCCGCAAACGAACGACCAACAACTCTTTGCCGTTATCCTCGGTACCAACGAGATCGCTTCCGCGATCGGCGTCCAGCTTGCGCATATCGGATATTGTGTGGTGCTGTCGCACGATCCGGATCCGCCCGTGATCCGGCGCAAGATGGCATTCCACGACGCGCTGTTCGCCGACACCGCGCAGGTCGAAGATGTCATCGCCGAGCGCGTTGACGATGGTTTGCAGGTCTACCAGGCCCTGCGCCAGCCGTCGCGGGTCCTGGTCACCTGGCTCGGCTTGCTCGATCTGCTTCCGGTACGCCAGATCGATGTTCTGATCGATGCGCGCCTTCAGAAGCGCCGGATTACACCCGACCTCCGGCGCCTCGCCCGGTTGAGCATCGGACTGGGCCCAGGCTTCTCGTCGAACTTCAATTGCGATGTCGCGGTCGAGACCCGCCCCGGCAAGATCGGGCTGGTCACGGATCAGCACTGGACCGATGCCGCCGACAACGTGGCGAGTTCG harbors:
- the nifA gene encoding nif-specific transcriptional activator NifA; translation: MLQSTSAVARENVERAAPLVPINEIALTGIFEISKILTAPTRLETTLASVVNLLQSFLQMRHGVVALLADDGVPDLAVGAGWSEGTDERYRSRLPQRAVDQIVATAMPLVAENIAAHPAFSPADMEVLGASEATRVSFIGVPIRIDARVVGTLTIDRIWDERSVFRLDSDVRLLTMIANLVGQTVKLHRVVAQDRERLMHESYRLQKELSELKPQRDRKKVHVEGIIGDSPALRGLLEKIAIVAKSNSTVLLRGESGTGKELIAKAIHELSPRAKRPFIKINCAALPESVLESELFGHEKGAFTGALNARKGRFELADRGTLFLDEIGEISASFQAKLLRVLQEQEFERVGGNQTIKVDVRVIAATNRNLEEAVARNEFRADLYYRISVVPMILPPLRERRSDIPLLAGEFLKNFNVENGRELTFGSHAVEVLMNCGFPGNVRELENCVQRTATLAPGREIVRSDFACSHGQCLSAILWNGGSDLPAQRSLPIVPLSTIRSAPPTGSSAIAPSPATVEPVARSAPETSGVAKLADRDRVLAAMEKSGWVQAKAARLLGLTPRQIGYALKKYDIEVKRL
- a CDS encoding SDR family NAD(P)-dependent oxidoreductase, with the protein product MSLDTLNRDDVSVLPDAALCPFHGDKSRAQHRERKTIVLTGASRGIGHATGKLFSDAGWRIITCSRQPFDGGRCPWDSGADNHVQVELSDHRALPRAIALIKERLNGAPLHALINNAGISPKAADGRRLTSLTTPVETWMDVFHVNLLAPILLAQGLLDELKLGSGAIVNVTSIVGSRVHPFAGTAYATSKAALACLTREMAHDYAPHGIRVNAIAPGEIKTDILSPETEALLAPIIPMHRVGTPDEVAKVIFFLCSEAASYVTGAEVPINGGQHV
- a CDS encoding xanthine dehydrogenase, with amino-acid sequence MPQTNDQQLFAVILGTNEIASAIGVQLAHIGYCVVLSHDPDPPVIRRKMAFHDALFADTAQVEDVIAERVDDGLQVYQALRQPSRVLVTWLGLLDLLPVRQIDVLIDARLQKRRITPDLRRLARLSIGLGPGFSSNFNCDVAVETRPGKIGLVTDQHWTDAADNVASSLGDVGAERFVYSPFAGRWHTPIEIGTRVYKDLVLGHLSGIPVVAPRDGILRGIARDGSEVPAGVKLLEVDPRGRHAQWTGIDHRGRAIANATSSAVRLRAVRSVTQRNPA